A genomic segment from Variovorax paradoxus B4 encodes:
- the mgtA gene encoding magnesium-translocating P-type ATPase gives MIRREHLPRAARPRIAPASAGTPPDISKALQTASRTDAGQVLLGLHSSPQGLDESQAQALRKQFGSNEVRHDQPPSWWVHLWQCYRNPFNLLLTALALISWITEDMKAALVIGNMVGLSTVLRFLQESRSSKAAERLKAMVSNTATVLRPAPGTASALRIEVPMRELVPGDVIALSAGDMIPADCRLLAAKDLFISQSALTGEAMPVEKFCIDRRGPEAGVLERENLLFMGTSVVSGTATALIVHTGSRTFFGALAQRVTAVDQGISAFQAGINRVSWVLIRFMLVMAPLVLVINGVAKGDWWEAALFALSIAVGLTPEMLPMIVTATLAKGAVVMSRRKVIVKRLEAIHNFGAMDVLCTDKTGTLTQDRIVLERHTNAWGEASDHVLQMAYLNSFHQTGLKNLLDKAVLNHAEMQLETRLQTAWRKIDEVPFDFARRRMSVVVGMEDGGGSEHLLVCKGALEEILSVCTSVERGDDVLPLDADLLERIHGIASELNTQGLRVVAVASRVLAAGAQRPAQVAYGVADEAALTLLGYVAFLDPPKESTAPALRALAEHGVAVKVLTGDNELVVRKVCGDVGIEAGRVVPGREIDELDDAGLRTLVERHQVFAKLTPAHKERIVRALHANGHVVGFMGDGINDAPALRAADIGISVDGAVDVAKESADVILLEKSLVVLEQGVVEGRRTFANMLKYIKLTASSNFGNVFSVLVASAFLPFLPMLPLHLLVQNLLYDVSQIAIPFDNVDAEFLRKPQSWNPADLGRFMLFFGPLSSVFDVLTYAVMWFAFSANTVAHQALFQSGWFVEGLLSQTLIVHLIRTRKIPFLQSRAAWPLLAMGAAIAAAGIWLPMGRLAHYFRLQALPLAYFPWLAAMLAGYATLTQAVKGWYARRYGWQ, from the coding sequence ATGATCCGCCGCGAACACCTGCCGCGCGCCGCACGGCCGCGCATCGCCCCGGCCTCTGCCGGCACCCCGCCCGATATCTCGAAAGCACTGCAGACTGCGTCGCGCACCGATGCCGGCCAGGTGCTCCTCGGACTCCACAGCTCGCCGCAAGGCCTGGACGAAAGCCAGGCGCAAGCGCTGCGCAAGCAGTTCGGCAGCAACGAGGTTCGCCACGATCAGCCGCCGTCATGGTGGGTGCATCTGTGGCAGTGCTACCGCAATCCCTTCAACCTGCTGCTGACGGCGCTGGCGCTGATCTCCTGGATCACGGAAGACATGAAGGCCGCACTCGTGATCGGCAACATGGTGGGGCTGTCGACCGTGCTGCGCTTTCTGCAGGAGTCGCGCTCCAGCAAGGCGGCCGAGCGGCTCAAGGCCATGGTGAGCAACACGGCCACCGTGCTGCGGCCCGCACCCGGCACCGCGAGCGCGCTGCGCATCGAAGTGCCGATGCGCGAGCTGGTGCCGGGCGACGTGATCGCGCTCTCGGCCGGCGACATGATCCCGGCCGACTGCCGGCTGCTCGCGGCCAAGGACCTGTTCATCAGCCAGTCGGCGCTGACCGGCGAGGCGATGCCCGTGGAGAAGTTCTGCATCGACCGCCGCGGCCCCGAAGCCGGCGTGCTCGAACGCGAGAACCTGCTCTTCATGGGCACCAGCGTGGTCAGCGGCACCGCCACCGCGCTCATCGTGCATACGGGCAGCCGCACCTTCTTCGGCGCGCTGGCGCAGCGCGTGACCGCCGTTGACCAAGGCATCAGTGCATTCCAGGCCGGCATCAACCGCGTGAGTTGGGTGCTGATCCGCTTCATGCTGGTGATGGCGCCCCTGGTGCTGGTGATCAACGGCGTGGCCAAAGGCGACTGGTGGGAGGCGGCGCTGTTCGCGCTGTCGATCGCGGTCGGCCTCACGCCCGAGATGCTGCCGATGATCGTGACCGCCACGCTGGCCAAGGGCGCGGTCGTGATGTCGCGCCGGAAGGTGATCGTGAAGCGGCTGGAAGCCATTCACAACTTCGGCGCCATGGACGTGCTGTGCACCGACAAGACCGGCACGTTGACGCAGGACCGCATCGTGCTGGAGCGCCACACCAACGCCTGGGGCGAAGCCTCGGACCATGTGCTGCAGATGGCCTACCTGAACAGCTTCCACCAGACCGGGCTCAAGAACCTGCTCGACAAGGCCGTGCTGAACCACGCTGAAATGCAGCTGGAGACGCGGCTGCAAACGGCCTGGCGCAAGATCGACGAGGTGCCTTTCGACTTCGCGCGCCGCCGCATGTCGGTGGTGGTGGGAATGGAGGACGGCGGCGGCAGCGAGCACCTGCTGGTCTGCAAGGGCGCGTTGGAGGAGATCCTCTCGGTCTGCACCTCGGTCGAGCGCGGCGACGACGTGCTGCCGCTCGACGCCGATCTGCTCGAACGCATTCACGGCATCGCGTCGGAGCTCAACACCCAGGGCCTGCGCGTGGTGGCCGTGGCCAGCCGCGTGCTGGCCGCCGGGGCGCAACGGCCGGCCCAGGTTGCCTACGGCGTGGCCGACGAAGCGGCGCTGACGCTGCTGGGCTACGTCGCCTTTCTCGATCCGCCGAAGGAATCGACCGCGCCCGCGCTGCGCGCGCTGGCGGAGCACGGCGTGGCGGTGAAAGTGCTGACGGGCGACAACGAGCTGGTGGTGCGCAAGGTCTGCGGCGACGTGGGCATCGAGGCCGGCCGCGTCGTGCCGGGCCGGGAGATCGACGAGCTGGACGACGCCGGCCTGCGCACGCTGGTCGAACGGCACCAGGTGTTCGCCAAGCTCACGCCCGCGCACAAGGAGCGCATCGTGCGCGCCCTGCATGCGAACGGGCACGTGGTCGGCTTCATGGGCGACGGCATCAACGATGCGCCCGCGCTGCGCGCGGCCGACATCGGCATTTCGGTGGACGGCGCGGTGGACGTGGCCAAGGAATCGGCCGACGTCATCCTGCTCGAGAAGAGCCTCGTGGTGCTGGAGCAGGGCGTGGTGGAGGGCCGCCGCACCTTTGCCAACATGCTGAAATACATCAAGCTCACCGCGAGCTCGAATTTCGGCAACGTGTTCTCGGTACTGGTGGCGAGCGCGTTCCTTCCGTTCCTGCCGATGCTGCCGCTGCATCTGCTGGTGCAGAACCTGCTGTACGACGTGTCGCAGATCGCGATTCCGTTCGACAACGTCGATGCCGAGTTCCTGCGCAAGCCGCAGAGCTGGAACCCGGCCGACCTGGGCCGCTTCATGTTGTTCTTCGGCCCGCTGAGCTCGGTGTTCGACGTCCTGACCTACGCCGTGATGTGGTTCGCGTTCTCGGCCAACACGGTGGCTCACCAGGCACTGTTCCAGTCGGGCTGGTTCGTGGAGGGACTGCTGTCGCAGACGCTGATCGTGCACCTGATCCGCACGCGCAAGATTCCGTTCCTGCAAAGCCGCGCGGCCTGGCCGCTGCTGGCCATGGGCGCGGCCATTGCCGCGGCGGGCATCTGGCTGCCGATGGGGCGGCTCGCGCACTACTTCAGGCTGCAGGCGCTTCCGCTGGCCTACTTTCCGTGGCTGGCCGCGATGCTGGCGGGGTACGCGACGCTCACGCAGGCGGTCAAGGGCTGGTATGCGCGGCGGTATGGGTGGCAGTGA
- a CDS encoding indolepyruvate oxidoreductase subunit beta family protein, protein MEQNRPISLLVCALGGEGGGVLTEWLVDIARHAGHAAQSTSIPGVAQRTGATTYYIEVFPVPLVQLAGRRPVFSLSPVPGALDAIVSSELLETARQIGNGMSAPLRTLVISSSARIFTTAERMQPGDGRADAQRLVDVVKAFSREHHVFDMNAMARETGTVVSAVMLGAIAGSGLFPFPREAYEHVVRGGDARAPEKLGKMAAASLRGFAAGFEAVGTPRAQAAFVSSVLAADTRDAPPPPRALPDELARRFPPAVHDMLTLGHARVLDYQDAGYAALYADRLGRVLDAERAADPAGAQGFAITREIARWLALWMAFDDIVRVAALKGRASRAQRVRQEVRAAEEDIVKVYDHFKPGAAEFAALLPAGLARRVTAWDRGRQARGLAPWALPLQVGSHSVAGMASLRLLSSLKWLRRRGHRFAEEQALIERWLAAVEAGTREAWVLGHELALCGRLIKGYGSTNERGKHNLLHMIGELAGRATLPAPARAEAIAAAREAALADEGGKALDAALVRHGAAPRPVQAQPIRWMKRPPSTTARP, encoded by the coding sequence ATGGAACAGAACCGCCCCATCTCCCTGCTCGTCTGCGCCCTAGGCGGCGAAGGCGGCGGCGTGCTCACCGAGTGGCTGGTCGACATCGCGCGCCACGCCGGCCATGCCGCGCAGAGCACGTCGATTCCCGGCGTGGCGCAGCGCACCGGCGCCACCACCTACTACATCGAGGTTTTCCCGGTGCCGCTCGTGCAGCTTGCCGGCCGGCGCCCGGTGTTCAGCCTGAGCCCGGTGCCGGGCGCGCTCGACGCCATCGTGTCGTCGGAGCTGCTCGAAACGGCGCGCCAGATCGGCAACGGCATGAGCGCGCCGCTGCGCACGCTGGTCATCAGCTCGTCGGCGCGCATCTTCACCACCGCGGAGCGCATGCAGCCCGGCGACGGCCGCGCCGATGCGCAGCGCCTCGTCGACGTGGTGAAGGCCTTCAGCCGCGAACACCATGTGTTCGACATGAACGCGATGGCGCGCGAGACCGGCACGGTGGTCAGCGCGGTGATGCTCGGCGCCATCGCGGGCAGCGGCCTGTTTCCGTTCCCGCGCGAGGCCTATGAGCACGTGGTGCGCGGCGGCGACGCCCGCGCGCCCGAGAAGCTGGGCAAGATGGCCGCCGCCAGCCTGCGCGGCTTTGCAGCAGGCTTCGAGGCCGTGGGCACGCCGCGCGCGCAGGCCGCCTTCGTGAGCAGCGTGCTGGCCGCCGACACCCGCGACGCACCGCCACCGCCGCGCGCATTGCCGGACGAACTGGCGCGGCGCTTTCCGCCCGCCGTGCACGACATGCTCACGCTCGGCCATGCGCGCGTGCTCGACTACCAGGACGCCGGCTACGCCGCCCTCTACGCCGACCGGCTGGGCCGGGTGCTCGATGCCGAGCGCGCCGCCGACCCGGCCGGCGCGCAGGGCTTTGCCATCACCCGCGAAATCGCGCGCTGGCTCGCGCTCTGGATGGCCTTCGACGACATCGTGCGCGTGGCCGCGCTCAAGGGCCGCGCCAGCCGCGCACAGCGCGTGCGGCAGGAAGTGCGCGCGGCCGAGGAAGACATCGTGAAGGTCTACGACCACTTCAAGCCCGGCGCGGCCGAGTTCGCCGCATTGCTGCCGGCGGGCCTGGCGCGCCGCGTCACCGCGTGGGACCGCGGCAGGCAGGCACGCGGCCTCGCACCCTGGGCGCTGCCTTTGCAGGTGGGCAGCCACTCGGTGGCCGGCATGGCCTCGCTGCGCCTCTTGTCATCGCTGAAGTGGCTGCGCCGCCGCGGCCATCGCTTTGCCGAGGAGCAGGCGCTGATCGAACGCTGGCTCGCGGCGGTGGAGGCCGGCACGCGCGAGGCCTGGGTGCTGGGCCACGAGCTCGCGCTGTGCGGCCGGCTCATCAAGGGCTATGGCAGCACCAACGAGCGCGGCAAGCACAACCTGCTGCACATGATCGGCGAACTCGCAGGCCGTGCAACGCTGCCCGCGCCGGCGCGCGCCGAGGCGATTGCCGCGGCGCGCGAAGCAGCCCTGGCCGACGAGGGAGGCAAGGCGCTCGACGCCGCGCTGGTGCGCCACGGTGCCGCGCCGCGGCCGGTGCAGGCGCAGCCGATCCGCTGGATGAAACGGCCGCCATCCACCACCGCCCGCCCCTGA
- a CDS encoding indolepyruvate ferredoxin oxidoreductase subunit alpha yields MEVSFSKEVELLRLGAGATFHGEGILAITKGLLQSGVAYVGGYQGAPVSHLLDVMVQGKAYMDELGVHVEACSNEASAAAMLGASIHYPLRGAVTWKSIVGTNVAADALSNLSSPGVTGGVLVVVGEDYGEGASVIQERTHAYALKSSMCLLDPRPDLGVMVRMVEEGFCLSEASNMPCLMELRIRTCHVRGSFECKDNIAPAVSTRALMSEPAGFDYMRLAHPPVTFRHEKLKGDERIPAARRHIIEHGLNELIPGGRHAGLGIVVQGGLYNALIRSLQQQGLADAFGETDIPILVLNVTYPLVPEQVADFCVGKRAVLVVEEGQPEYIEQDIATLLRRRDIQTPLHGKDMLPAAGEYGVEVLAGGLGAFAAKYIETSEASSSAQAWLAGNRERREAVARQLETPLPNRPPSFCIGCPERPVFSALKLAQQETGPVHIAADIGCHAFGTFEPFSMGHSILGYGMSLASRAGVAPMMNRRTLSIMGDGGFWHNGLLTGVQSALFNGDDAVLLIFKNGYTSATGTQDIISTPDDEMKERAVDKQQSLVDKNQTIEATLTGLGVKWMRTVTTYDVERMRKTLTEALTSDFNGLKVVIAEGECQLERQRRIKPWLAGLLQRGERVVRVKYGVDEDVCNGDHACIRLSGCPTLTLKDNPDPLKVDPVATVIDGCVGCGLCGENAHAATLCPSFYRAEVVQNPKWHERLLHALRGAVVRVLQPA; encoded by the coding sequence CCTCGCAATCACCAAGGGCCTGCTGCAGTCGGGCGTGGCATACGTGGGCGGCTACCAGGGCGCGCCGGTGTCGCACCTGCTCGACGTCATGGTGCAGGGCAAGGCCTACATGGACGAACTCGGCGTGCATGTGGAGGCCTGCTCCAACGAAGCCTCGGCCGCGGCGATGCTCGGCGCCTCCATTCATTACCCGCTGCGCGGCGCGGTCACCTGGAAGTCGATAGTCGGCACCAACGTGGCGGCCGATGCGCTCTCCAACCTGTCGTCGCCCGGCGTGACCGGCGGCGTGCTGGTGGTGGTGGGCGAGGACTATGGCGAAGGCGCCAGCGTGATCCAGGAGCGAACGCACGCCTATGCGCTCAAGTCGAGCATGTGCCTGCTCGACCCGCGGCCCGACCTGGGCGTGATGGTGCGCATGGTGGAAGAAGGCTTCTGCCTTTCGGAAGCCTCCAACATGCCCTGCCTGATGGAGCTGCGCATCCGCACCTGCCACGTGCGCGGCAGCTTCGAGTGCAAGGACAACATCGCGCCCGCGGTATCGACCCGCGCGTTGATGAGCGAGCCCGCGGGCTTCGACTACATGCGGCTCGCGCATCCGCCCGTCACCTTCCGGCACGAAAAACTCAAGGGCGACGAGCGCATTCCGGCCGCGCGGCGCCACATCATCGAGCACGGGCTCAACGAGCTGATTCCGGGCGGCCGGCATGCCGGCCTCGGCATCGTGGTGCAGGGCGGGCTCTACAACGCGCTCATCCGCAGCCTGCAGCAGCAGGGCCTGGCCGACGCCTTCGGCGAGACGGACATCCCGATCCTGGTGCTCAACGTGACCTACCCGCTGGTGCCCGAGCAGGTGGCCGACTTCTGCGTGGGCAAGCGTGCCGTGCTGGTGGTGGAGGAAGGCCAGCCCGAATACATCGAACAGGACATCGCCACCCTGCTGCGCCGGCGCGACATCCAGACGCCGCTGCACGGCAAGGACATGCTGCCCGCAGCCGGAGAATACGGCGTCGAGGTGCTCGCGGGCGGCCTCGGCGCGTTCGCCGCGAAATACATCGAGACCAGCGAGGCTTCATCTTCCGCGCAGGCCTGGCTGGCCGGCAACCGCGAGCGCCGCGAGGCCGTGGCCCGACAGCTCGAGACGCCGCTGCCCAACCGGCCGCCGAGCTTCTGCATCGGCTGCCCCGAGCGCCCGGTGTTCTCGGCCCTGAAGCTCGCGCAGCAGGAGACGGGGCCGGTGCACATCGCGGCCGACATCGGCTGCCATGCCTTCGGCACCTTCGAGCCCTTCTCGATGGGGCATTCGATCCTCGGCTACGGCATGAGCCTGGCGAGCCGCGCGGGCGTGGCGCCCATGATGAACCGCCGCACGCTGTCGATCATGGGCGACGGCGGCTTCTGGCACAACGGGCTGCTCACGGGCGTGCAGAGCGCGCTCTTCAACGGCGACGACGCGGTGCTGCTGATCTTCAAGAACGGCTACACCTCGGCCACCGGTACGCAGGACATCATCTCCACGCCCGACGACGAGATGAAGGAGCGCGCCGTCGACAAGCAGCAGAGCCTGGTCGACAAGAACCAGACCATCGAGGCCACGCTCACGGGCCTGGGCGTGAAGTGGATGCGCACCGTCACCACCTACGACGTGGAGCGCATGCGCAAGACGCTGACCGAAGCGCTCACCAGCGACTTCAACGGCCTGAAGGTGGTGATTGCCGAAGGCGAATGCCAGCTCGAGCGCCAGCGCCGCATCAAGCCCTGGCTTGCCGGCCTCCTTCAGCGCGGCGAGCGCGTGGTGCGCGTGAAGTACGGCGTCGACGAGGACGTGTGCAACGGCGACCACGCCTGCATCCGCCTGTCGGGCTGCCCCACGCTCACGCTCAAGGACAACCCCGACCCGCTCAAGGTCGACCCCGTCGCCACCGTGATCGACGGCTGCGTGGGCTGCGGCCTGTGCGGCGAGAACGCGCATGCGGCCACGCTGTGCCCGAGCTTCTACCGCGCCGAGGTGGTGCAGAACCCGAAGTGGCACGAGCGCCTGCTGCACGCGCTGCGCGGCGCCGTGGTGCGCGTGCTGCAACCCGCATGA
- a CDS encoding acyl-CoA thioesterase, whose product MSNSKEITYTARVEFGDCDPAGIVWFPNFFRWIDAASRHFFAECGVPRWEETARTLGVIGTPLVDTHTRFVKAASYGDTLQIAVRIAEWRDKSFVQTYRVLRGDELILECEEVRIFAAKREGGGIRAVPIPPTIRALCD is encoded by the coding sequence ATGAGCAACAGCAAAGAGATCACCTACACCGCGCGCGTCGAGTTCGGCGACTGCGATCCCGCCGGCATCGTCTGGTTTCCCAACTTCTTCCGCTGGATCGATGCGGCGTCGCGCCACTTCTTCGCCGAATGCGGCGTGCCGCGCTGGGAAGAAACGGCGCGCACGCTGGGCGTGATCGGCACGCCGCTGGTCGACACGCACACCCGCTTCGTCAAGGCCGCAAGCTACGGCGACACGCTGCAGATCGCGGTGCGCATCGCCGAGTGGCGCGACAAGAGCTTCGTGCAGACCTACCGCGTCCTGCGCGGCGACGAGCTGATCCTCGAATGCGAGGAGGTGCGCATCTTCGCGGCGAAGCGCGAAGGCGGCGGCATCCGCGCGGTGCCCATTCCACCCACGATCCGGGCGCTCTGCGACTAG
- a CDS encoding Bug family tripartite tricarboxylate transporter substrate binding protein, translating into MPHHALPWRRRLLFSAACVLLACAHAQAHADTWPAKPIKVVVNFPPGGAADQIARAVSQPLQEALKQPVVIENRAGANGNVGGEAVARAPADGYTLLMSSGGMVSVNPHLYSRMSFDPAKDLVPVAAAARVLVFLVIRPSLPPVNVREFISYAKTNPGKLSYGSPGNGSSPHLAGEMFKSQAGLFALHVPYRGAAPALQDLLAGQIDYAFDPGIGLQQVRAGKLRLLAVGSPHRSPLFPDVPTLDEAGLRGFDADTVFGFYAPAGTPPEVVAQLNAQINRALALPAVKERIASLGGEAVPGSPAEFQRRAAADSQRFGALIRDRKIVAD; encoded by the coding sequence ATGCCCCACCATGCCCTTCCCTGGCGGCGACGCCTGCTGTTCAGCGCCGCCTGCGTGCTGCTGGCCTGTGCGCACGCACAGGCGCATGCCGACACATGGCCCGCCAAGCCGATCAAGGTGGTCGTCAACTTTCCGCCCGGCGGCGCCGCCGACCAGATCGCGCGCGCGGTCTCGCAGCCGCTGCAGGAAGCGCTCAAGCAACCGGTGGTGATCGAGAACCGCGCGGGTGCCAACGGCAACGTCGGCGGCGAGGCGGTGGCGCGCGCACCGGCCGACGGCTACACGCTGCTCATGAGTTCGGGCGGCATGGTGTCGGTGAACCCGCACCTGTATTCGCGCATGAGCTTCGATCCCGCGAAGGACCTGGTGCCGGTGGCAGCGGCCGCGCGCGTGCTGGTGTTTCTGGTGATCAGGCCCTCGCTGCCGCCCGTGAATGTGCGCGAGTTCATCTCGTACGCCAAGACCAACCCGGGCAAGCTGTCGTACGGCTCGCCGGGCAACGGCAGCTCGCCGCACCTGGCGGGCGAGATGTTCAAGAGCCAGGCGGGCCTCTTCGCGCTGCACGTGCCCTACCGCGGCGCGGCGCCCGCCCTGCAGGACCTGCTGGCGGGCCAGATCGACTACGCCTTCGATCCGGGCATCGGCCTGCAGCAGGTGCGCGCGGGCAAGCTCCGGCTGCTTGCGGTCGGCAGCCCGCACCGCTCACCGCTCTTTCCCGATGTGCCCACGCTCGACGAAGCCGGACTGCGCGGCTTCGACGCCGACACCGTGTTCGGCTTCTACGCGCCCGCAGGCACGCCGCCGGAGGTGGTGGCGCAACTCAACGCCCAGATCAACCGCGCGCTCGCGCTGCCGGCCGTGAAGGAACGCATCGCCTCGCTTGGCGGCGAGGCGGTGCCGGGCTCGCCGGCCGAATTCCAGCGGCGCGCGGCGGCCGATTCGCAGCGCTTCGGCGCGCTGATCCGCGACCGCAAGATCGTCGCGGATTGA